One stretch of Sinorhizobium fredii DNA includes these proteins:
- the trbI gene encoding IncP-type conjugal transfer protein TrbI, which yields MVQSLQLGASNPADNQKGIRRLNRLPIVFAIVLVVLFCGTVVIGLSWRGLSLNRGDNIDSASNTPATTFGDQLKRGVTDGIIGEPVEREAFQPTPVVEQKVETEEPVAERRRVEREERRPRMESEEDWKARLKREQDEQYMREAQRQRMARLQARATALDSPLKVDISEAEKASADATDSGRHNTDTTATSASDLYAAAMKSGLMGQNVDPNAQISKEDFFNQDIKDLGYLPAQVVPQMSPYELKRGSVIPATLITGLNSDLPGRITAQVSQNVYDSGTGYRLLIPQGAKLFGRYDSKISLGQERVLVVWTDVIFPNGSTLQLGGMAGTDAEGYGGFKDKVDRHLWRVFGSAALISLIGTGIDMSMPESSTLASQDMASDAARRNFAESFGRVAEETISKNLSIQPTIRVRPGYKFNVLVDQDIVFPSAYNGR from the coding sequence ATGGTGCAATCGCTCCAGCTCGGCGCGTCCAATCCGGCGGATAATCAGAAGGGTATCCGCCGCCTCAATCGCCTGCCAATCGTTTTCGCCATCGTCCTCGTGGTGCTGTTCTGCGGCACCGTCGTGATCGGCCTGTCCTGGCGCGGTCTTTCCCTCAACCGTGGCGACAATATCGACAGCGCCTCTAACACGCCGGCGACAACCTTCGGCGACCAGCTCAAACGCGGAGTCACCGACGGCATCATCGGCGAGCCGGTTGAACGCGAAGCGTTTCAGCCAACCCCCGTTGTCGAGCAGAAAGTCGAGACGGAGGAGCCAGTCGCAGAGCGCCGCCGAGTTGAGCGCGAAGAAAGGCGGCCACGCATGGAGTCCGAGGAGGACTGGAAGGCGCGCCTCAAACGAGAGCAGGACGAACAATATATGCGTGAAGCTCAGCGCCAGAGAATGGCTCGCCTCCAGGCGCGTGCAACCGCTCTCGACTCGCCGCTGAAGGTGGATATCTCCGAGGCTGAGAAGGCGTCGGCAGATGCCACCGACAGCGGCCGCCACAACACGGACACAACGGCGACCAGCGCCTCCGATCTTTATGCCGCAGCCATGAAATCTGGGTTGATGGGACAGAACGTCGATCCGAACGCCCAGATCTCGAAGGAGGACTTCTTCAACCAGGATATCAAGGATCTCGGCTATTTGCCGGCCCAGGTCGTGCCACAGATGTCGCCTTATGAGCTGAAGCGCGGCTCAGTGATTCCGGCGACATTGATCACCGGCCTTAATTCCGATCTGCCGGGCCGGATTACCGCGCAGGTCAGCCAGAACGTCTACGACAGCGGCACAGGCTATCGGCTGCTTATCCCGCAGGGTGCGAAACTCTTCGGGCGCTACGATTCGAAGATTTCCTTGGGCCAGGAGCGGGTACTTGTCGTCTGGACCGACGTTATCTTTCCGAACGGATCGACGCTGCAGCTCGGCGGCATGGCCGGCACCGACGCGGAAGGCTACGGCGGATTCAAGGACAAGGTGGATCGTCATCTCTGGCGGGTATTCGGTTCGGCCGCATTGATCTCACTGATCGGGACCGGAATCGATATGTCCATGCCCGAAAGCTCGACATTGGCGTCTCAGGATATGGCGTCGGACGCGGCACGGCGCAATTTCGCGGAGAGCTTCGGTCGCGTGGCTGAAGAGACGATCTCGAAGAACTTGAGTATTCAGCCGACGATCCGCGTACGCCCTGGCTACAAGTTCAATGTGCTCGTGGATCAAGACATTGTTTTTCCTTCAGCCTACAACGGCCGCTAG
- a CDS encoding autoinducer binding domain-containing protein, which translates to MDEDFRSLIDMAEAAHDERMIKNAVKNFAQACGFERFAYLQTEGLEVRTFNSYPKPWQDVYLNSHYARIDPVVTEAKRRMDVFAWTADDWPDRGTSELRRFRDQAVEHGIYSGVTIPVEGSFGSKMMLTLASSERKADISKLQDGRKALQAVMTIHYRLKIIGATMLVAPKRMLSPREAMCLMWAIKGRSAGDTAKLTGIKERTVQHYLDSARRKFDAKTVAQLVAIVKDRGLI; encoded by the coding sequence GTGGACGAAGACTTTCGCTCCCTAATCGACATGGCGGAAGCCGCGCACGATGAACGTATGATCAAGAACGCGGTCAAAAACTTCGCGCAGGCATGCGGATTCGAGCGATTCGCTTATCTGCAAACCGAAGGCCTGGAAGTCCGGACCTTCAATTCCTATCCAAAGCCATGGCAGGACGTTTATCTCAACAGTCACTACGCTCGCATCGACCCCGTCGTCACGGAGGCCAAGCGCCGTATGGACGTGTTTGCCTGGACGGCGGACGACTGGCCGGATCGCGGCACTTCCGAGCTCCGACGGTTTCGTGACCAAGCTGTCGAACATGGCATTTATAGCGGGGTGACAATTCCGGTCGAGGGTAGCTTCGGCTCGAAGATGATGCTGACCCTGGCGTCATCGGAGCGGAAGGCTGACATTTCGAAACTGCAGGACGGTCGAAAGGCGCTTCAGGCGGTCATGACGATTCATTACCGCCTGAAGATCATCGGCGCCACGATGCTCGTCGCGCCTAAGCGGATGCTTTCCCCACGGGAAGCCATGTGCCTGATGTGGGCGATAAAGGGGAGGAGCGCGGGGGACACCGCCAAGCTGACGGGCATCAAAGAGAGGACGGTGCAGCACTATCTGGACAGCGCGCGGCGAAAGTTCGACGCCAAGACGGTTGCCCAGCTTGTTGCGATTGTCAAAGACCGGGGACTGATCTGA
- the trbH gene encoding conjugal transfer protein TrbH has product MRKLQLTLIAATLLSGCQTTDKALTAATAPVSLSGPSASAIAGDMTSRLAEQIGPAGTTTIRMENDSSEFATALEAALKGWGYTVIIDGKTAKDVQPVDLAYAIDGIDGQVLARLTTPSIVLGRVYTPTAAGATPASPLSIMQRN; this is encoded by the coding sequence ATGCGAAAGCTGCAGCTCACCCTCATCGCTGCCACACTTCTTTCCGGCTGCCAGACGACCGACAAGGCACTGACGGCCGCTACCGCTCCGGTCTCTCTTTCCGGACCAAGTGCAAGCGCCATTGCCGGCGACATGACAAGTCGGCTTGCCGAACAGATCGGCCCTGCCGGCACGACGACGATCAGGATGGAGAATGACAGTTCGGAATTCGCGACTGCGCTCGAGGCTGCCCTGAAGGGCTGGGGATACACCGTCATCATTGACGGGAAGACCGCAAAGGACGTCCAACCGGTAGACCTGGCCTATGCGATCGACGGGATCGACGGCCAGGTTCTTGCTCGACTGACAACACCCTCCATCGTACTCGGCCGCGTCTATACGCCGACAGCGGCCGGCGCCACGCCGGCGAGCCCGCTCTCGATCATGCAGCGCAACTGA
- a CDS encoding transcriptional repressor TraM: MAERNASGKAEEPTEAGSRYSSLKKEELADLAVSAILQHRRLLIADEAVYQEWLRASADPSVSSAVLQSLQDEHLARQKKSQAQQEELSEIVEALGYVPDVPPEDED, translated from the coding sequence ATGGCCGAGCGTAACGCATCCGGGAAAGCCGAGGAACCCACAGAGGCAGGATCTCGCTACAGCTCACTGAAGAAAGAAGAACTGGCGGACTTGGCGGTTTCGGCAATCCTCCAGCATCGGCGTCTTCTCATCGCCGATGAAGCTGTCTATCAAGAATGGCTCCGCGCCAGCGCCGATCCCTCCGTCTCGAGCGCAGTTCTTCAGAGCCTGCAGGACGAGCATTTGGCTCGGCAGAAAAAGTCGCAAGCCCAGCAGGAGGAACTCTCTGAAATCGTCGAGGCTCTCGGGTATGTCCCTGATGTTCCCCCGGAGGATGAGGACTGA